From a single Shewanella donghaensis genomic region:
- a CDS encoding ATP-binding protein — protein sequence MKLLLFMLLLLSFPLIAKDTIVFGVHSTTAPLEWRDNGVDQGFHVELIGQIGLLLDKDIVVRRKTFQQLLTDIHLPDSDIDVIAVVSPTNVRRRLTQSDPIYATHAKAYTLQGKDFIDNWSDLAGKRIAIKNEAFVDVFLAGQPQDFTQVKVDLYETGFQMLISGEVDVVLAENFVARRLQPKYPSVRSASDALIFGAFTFVSNPKNAELLRQINDALRQLKISGEYDRLVNKWFGMGREKVDITSTQQKMLLLSIIISIISAIGMLYTFSVSRNLKYRSEALVLELQQRKEAEKKISLLSQQFQAVLDGIPHGMTIYDNNMQCLWSNDNNQLLTNSQFKSLDGAEFILSERVLAVIQEQKSITADMGYLAQYWQVQIHPIADNQAVVILEENTEQQHLRRANDEASRLASLGELSAGIAHEINNPTGIIIHSIALFAEAMKDLQPAAEYYQQQNPFWLIAGLEPKIAVTEMVHSTEVIEESAKRISRIVNDLKRYALPHLSSHHQATNLNEVVNVALRLTSNQLKRFQVELSLAEPNPIINGDAQQLHQVMINLIQNACHATESGSGIITISTYSDKKAAYISISDNGSGMDSATLKRITEPFFTTRRSHGGSGLGLSVCSRILKEHHGEMKISSTLNQGSQFVLMFSLLNEELNKS from the coding sequence ATGAAATTACTTTTATTCATGCTGTTATTACTCAGCTTTCCGTTAATAGCAAAAGACACCATCGTATTTGGTGTTCACTCAACGACGGCGCCATTAGAGTGGCGTGATAATGGTGTTGATCAAGGTTTTCATGTGGAACTGATTGGCCAAATAGGTCTGTTATTAGACAAAGACATCGTCGTTAGGCGTAAAACCTTTCAGCAATTACTGACCGATATCCATCTACCAGACAGTGACATTGATGTCATTGCCGTTGTCAGCCCAACCAATGTACGCCGAAGACTGACTCAATCTGACCCCATTTATGCCACCCACGCTAAAGCCTATACCCTGCAAGGCAAAGACTTTATTGATAATTGGTCTGATTTGGCGGGCAAGCGCATAGCAATCAAGAATGAAGCTTTTGTTGATGTGTTTTTAGCTGGACAACCACAGGACTTTACTCAGGTAAAAGTCGATTTATATGAAACGGGTTTTCAAATGCTCATCAGTGGTGAAGTGGATGTCGTGCTGGCTGAAAATTTTGTCGCTCGCCGATTACAACCCAAATACCCTTCTGTTCGTAGCGCCAGTGATGCACTGATTTTTGGTGCATTCACCTTTGTCAGCAACCCTAAAAATGCTGAACTGCTCAGACAGATAAACGACGCTTTAAGACAATTAAAAATCTCGGGTGAATACGATCGCTTAGTGAATAAGTGGTTTGGCATGGGCCGTGAAAAAGTCGATATCACCAGCACCCAACAAAAAATGCTGTTGCTGTCGATTATCATCTCCATTATCTCCGCTATAGGTATGCTCTATACCTTCTCAGTCAGTCGTAATTTAAAATATCGCTCTGAAGCGTTAGTGCTTGAATTACAACAACGTAAAGAAGCTGAGAAAAAGATTTCGCTACTGTCGCAACAGTTTCAGGCGGTACTCGACGGGATCCCCCACGGCATGACAATTTATGACAATAATATGCAGTGTTTGTGGAGTAATGATAACAATCAGCTACTAACTAACAGCCAGTTTAAGTCACTTGATGGCGCTGAATTTATCTTGTCAGAGCGGGTATTAGCCGTCATACAAGAACAAAAATCAATAACGGCGGATATGGGCTATTTAGCCCAATACTGGCAAGTACAAATTCACCCCATCGCTGACAACCAAGCAGTGGTGATACTGGAAGAAAACACCGAGCAACAACACCTGCGCCGCGCTAATGATGAAGCCAGCCGCTTAGCCTCATTAGGCGAACTATCTGCCGGTATTGCCCATGAAATCAATAATCCGACCGGAATTATCATCCACTCAATTGCCTTGTTTGCTGAAGCGATGAAAGATTTACAACCCGCAGCAGAGTACTACCAACAACAGAATCCATTTTGGTTAATCGCGGGGCTAGAACCTAAAATAGCGGTAACAGAAATGGTGCACAGCACTGAAGTGATTGAGGAAAGCGCTAAAAGGATTTCAAGAATTGTGAATGACTTAAAACGCTATGCATTGCCACATTTATCAAGCCACCATCAAGCGACCAATCTTAATGAGGTGGTAAACGTTGCCTTGCGATTAACATCAAATCAATTAAAGCGTTTTCAAGTTGAGTTATCACTGGCAGAGCCTAACCCCATTATCAATGGTGACGCCCAGCAGCTGCATCAAGTGATGATAAACCTGATTCAAAACGCCTGTCATGCGACTGAATCTGGCAGTGGCATCATTACAATCAGCACGTATTCAGATAAAAAAGCCGCTTACATCAGCATCTCTGATAACGGTAGCGGCATGGATAGCGCCACCTTAAAACGCATAACTGAACCCTTTTTTACCACCAGACGATCCCATGGTGGCAGCGGTTTAGGCTTATCTGTGTGTAGTCGAATTTTGAAAGAACATCATGGTGAGATGAAAATTAGCTCGACCCTGAATCAAGGTAGCCAGTTTGTATTGATGTTTAGCCTGCTAAATGAAGAGCTAAATAAGAGCTAA
- a CDS encoding flavocytochrome c, which yields MKLTRCAAVLAVLLGSAGLAGGAIAADNLADFHSENQECESCHLPSGELSNDNLTFENEQCVACHGTLAEVAESNTRENYNAHESHFPGDVACTSCHSGHEKSVVYCDSCHSFDFDMPFGSKWERYEPSIAELAKDSADRKAALAAAPSDTVNVVVVGSGGAGFSAAVAAHDKGAKVILIEKEPVIGGNAKLAAGGMNAAWTDQQKSKDIKDSVELMYKDTMKGGRDLNVPALVEVLTSNSKGSVDWMTNMGADLSDVGRMGGASVNRSHRPSGGAGVGAHVIQVLYDNAIKRDIDMRMNTRGVEVLKDDSGKVKGLLVKGQYSGYYWMKADAVVMATGGFGRNNKRVSEYDPKLKGFISTNQPGATGDGLDVAGNAGAGMTDVKYIQAHPTLSVKGGVMVTEAVRGNGAILVNKEGKRFVNEITTRDKAAAAILNQTGKVAYLIFDDSVRKSLSKIDKYIKLGVVPSADSLEKLGKLEGIDGKALTATIAQYNKLVAAGKDTDFERANLPRALNEGNYYAIEVTPGVHHTMGGVSIDAKAEILTEDKKVIPGLYGAGEVTGGVHGANRLGGNAISDIITFGRLAGEQAAAYSKK from the coding sequence ATGAAACTAACACGATGCGCAGCGGTACTCGCTGTATTACTCGGTTCTGCAGGTTTAGCGGGTGGCGCAATTGCCGCTGACAATTTGGCTGATTTTCACTCTGAAAATCAAGAATGTGAAAGCTGTCACTTACCTAGTGGTGAGCTATCAAATGACAATCTAACCTTTGAGAATGAGCAATGTGTTGCTTGTCATGGCACCTTAGCTGAAGTCGCTGAAAGTAATACCCGTGAAAATTACAATGCTCATGAATCTCACTTTCCTGGTGATGTAGCATGTACCTCATGTCATAGCGGTCACGAAAAATCAGTGGTTTATTGTGACTCTTGCCATAGTTTCGATTTTGATATGCCATTTGGTAGCAAATGGGAACGTTACGAACCATCGATTGCTGAATTGGCTAAAGACAGCGCTGATCGCAAAGCGGCCTTAGCTGCAGCACCAAGTGACACAGTGAATGTTGTGGTTGTTGGTTCTGGTGGTGCAGGTTTTTCTGCTGCCGTTGCTGCCCATGATAAAGGTGCAAAAGTCATCTTAATTGAAAAAGAGCCAGTGATTGGTGGTAACGCTAAACTCGCTGCTGGTGGCATGAACGCCGCTTGGACAGACCAACAAAAAAGTAAAGATATTAAAGACAGCGTTGAGCTGATGTATAAAGACACCATGAAAGGCGGCCGCGACTTAAACGTACCTGCTTTGGTTGAAGTATTAACTTCAAACTCTAAAGGCTCAGTTGATTGGATGACCAATATGGGCGCGGATTTAAGTGACGTTGGCCGAATGGGTGGTGCATCAGTTAACCGTTCACATCGTCCATCAGGCGGAGCAGGTGTTGGCGCACATGTGATTCAAGTACTTTATGATAATGCCATTAAGCGCGATATCGATATGCGGATGAACACCCGTGGTGTTGAAGTATTAAAAGACGACTCAGGTAAAGTAAAAGGCTTATTGGTTAAAGGTCAATATAGCGGTTACTACTGGATGAAAGCGGATGCTGTGGTTATGGCTACCGGTGGCTTTGGTCGTAACAATAAACGTGTATCAGAGTACGATCCTAAGCTTAAAGGCTTTATCTCAACTAACCAACCTGGCGCAACCGGTGACGGACTTGATGTAGCGGGTAATGCTGGTGCAGGTATGACCGATGTTAAATACATCCAAGCGCATCCAACCTTGTCAGTTAAAGGTGGCGTGATGGTGACTGAAGCGGTACGTGGTAACGGCGCAATCTTAGTGAACAAAGAAGGTAAACGCTTCGTCAATGAAATCACCACTCGTGATAAAGCGGCTGCAGCGATTCTGAATCAAACGGGTAAAGTGGCTTACTTAATCTTTGATGATTCAGTACGTAAATCACTGAGTAAAATTGATAAGTACATCAAACTCGGTGTAGTGCCATCTGCTGATTCGCTTGAGAAATTAGGCAAGTTAGAAGGTATTGATGGTAAAGCGTTAACAGCGACAATTGCTCAGTACAACAAACTAGTTGCTGCGGGTAAAGATACTGACTTTGAACGTGCTAACTTACCACGTGCACTTAACGAAGGTAACTACTACGCTATTGAAGTGACACCAGGTGTTCACCACACCATGGGCGGAGTATCAATTGATGCGAAAGCAGAAATACTCACAGAAGATAAGAAAGTCATTCCAGGCCTATATGGCGCAGGTGAAGTGACTGGTGGTGTTCATGGTGCTAACCGCTTAGGTGGTAATGCAATCTCAGACATCATTACCTTCGGTAGATTAGCAGGCGAACAAGCTGCAGCTTATTCTAAGAAGTAA
- a CDS encoding ABC transporter permease, which produces MDISWLALALFMLILIIPIAINQLFNLKLGKDISIAVVRMIVQMLLVGVYLQYLFSLNNLWVNLTWLSVMVVVGASAIISKAKLPKRALFMPICAGLLLGLVPVLLVMMLWLFQPTPIYSAQYLIPTAGMLLGNCLSGNIIALQRLFDAFEQQQHQYQGALALGASPKQSAEPFARTALQQSFAPILASMTTTGLVSLPGMMTGQILGGIDPIIAVKYQIVILVAIFTTLTISVTASISLTLKKLLNHSGKLAFNTHVAYGS; this is translated from the coding sequence ATGGATATTAGCTGGCTTGCTTTAGCACTATTCATGCTGATTTTAATCATACCCATTGCCATCAATCAGCTATTTAACCTCAAGCTAGGCAAAGACATCAGCATTGCCGTGGTAAGGATGATTGTGCAAATGCTGTTAGTGGGTGTTTACTTACAGTATCTATTCAGCCTCAATAATCTCTGGGTCAACCTGACTTGGTTATCCGTCATGGTCGTGGTGGGTGCTAGTGCCATTATCAGTAAAGCTAAATTGCCTAAACGGGCTTTATTTATGCCCATTTGTGCAGGATTGTTGCTGGGCTTGGTGCCAGTATTGTTAGTGATGATGTTGTGGCTGTTTCAACCGACACCGATTTATAGCGCGCAATATTTGATCCCTACCGCAGGCATGTTATTAGGAAATTGCTTAAGTGGTAATATCATTGCCCTGCAACGTCTATTTGATGCCTTTGAACAACAGCAACATCAATATCAAGGCGCGCTAGCCTTGGGCGCGTCACCCAAACAATCTGCTGAGCCTTTTGCTAGAACAGCACTGCAACAGTCCTTTGCCCCCATATTAGCCTCGATGACCACCACGGGCTTAGTGAGTTTACCAGGTATGATGACCGGACAAATTCTCGGTGGAATAGACCCTATTATCGCGGTTAAATATCAGATAGTTATTTTGGTCGCCATCTTCACCACCCTCACCATTTCAGTGACAGCCTCGATCAGTTTAACCTTAAAGAAGCTGCTTAATCACAGCGGTAAATTGGCTTTTAATACTCACGTAGCATACGGTTCTTAA
- a CDS encoding cation:proton antiporter family protein: MEPAILIVTLLCGMLVSRVGLPPLIGYLAAGFILYMFGIQDESLPLLQELADLGVMLLLFAIGLKLDVKSLLKSEVWASSSLHLIGSILFFLPILKVLGLVGLDQLVDLHINQLLLLSFALSFSSTVFAVKVLDENGDSQALYGRIAIGILIMQDIFAVLFLTISKGDFPSIYALGLLLLPLLKPLIYKVFDRVGHGEMLILFGLSMALVMGAWLFEAVGLKPDLGALVIGILLAGHAKSSELAKSMYYFKELFLVAFFLTIGLNGLPTIADVGLAGLLVLLVPFKIVLFFILLTRFNLRSRTSLLASFNLGNYSEFGLIVAAVAASKGWLPAEWLIILAVALSISFLIAAPLNAVVNKFYQRFHKTFITLEKHPLHPEDRQIPVGNPRFLILGMGRIGSGAYDELRTKYSGEILGIEHKQELVDFHRQEGRNVVQGDASDTDFWEKLERAPSLELVLLAMPHHIGNMFAVEQLKKLEYKGKISAIVQYSEDAQSLKEQGVNSVYNLYEAAGAGFVDNVIHELLEPKTEEEANANPDKATAAAEITPNLSKP; this comes from the coding sequence ATGGAACCCGCAATTCTCATCGTCACCCTACTGTGCGGCATGCTCGTTAGCCGAGTCGGCCTACCGCCACTTATTGGTTACCTTGCTGCAGGTTTTATCCTGTATATGTTCGGGATTCAAGATGAAAGCCTGCCACTGCTGCAGGAGCTAGCCGATCTTGGCGTTATGCTATTGCTGTTTGCCATTGGTCTTAAGCTGGATGTAAAAAGTTTACTCAAGTCTGAGGTGTGGGCCAGCTCCAGCCTGCATTTGATAGGCTCGATACTGTTCTTTTTACCCATATTGAAAGTATTGGGTTTAGTGGGTTTAGATCAATTGGTTGATTTACACATTAACCAACTATTGTTATTAAGCTTTGCCCTAAGTTTTTCAAGTACCGTTTTTGCCGTAAAAGTGCTTGATGAGAATGGCGATAGTCAAGCCTTATACGGCCGTATCGCTATTGGTATCTTGATTATGCAAGATATCTTCGCGGTATTGTTCCTGACTATTTCAAAAGGTGATTTCCCATCAATTTATGCCTTAGGCTTATTGTTATTACCGCTACTAAAACCACTTATCTATAAAGTCTTCGACCGTGTGGGTCATGGTGAAATGTTGATTTTATTTGGCCTATCGATGGCATTAGTCATGGGCGCTTGGCTATTTGAAGCAGTGGGACTTAAGCCTGATTTAGGCGCATTGGTGATTGGTATCTTGCTTGCCGGACACGCTAAGTCATCAGAGCTTGCCAAGTCGATGTACTACTTTAAAGAATTGTTCCTGGTGGCCTTCTTCTTAACCATTGGCTTAAATGGTTTGCCGACGATTGCAGATGTGGGGCTGGCAGGGTTACTGGTGCTATTAGTGCCATTTAAAATTGTGCTGTTCTTTATATTGCTCACCCGCTTTAATCTGCGTTCACGTACCTCATTATTGGCCTCGTTTAACCTGGGTAACTACAGTGAGTTCGGTTTAATTGTTGCTGCGGTTGCGGCATCAAAGGGTTGGTTGCCTGCAGAGTGGTTAATCATTCTAGCTGTGGCATTAAGTATTAGTTTCTTAATTGCGGCGCCACTAAATGCCGTGGTGAATAAATTCTATCAACGTTTTCATAAAACCTTTATTACGCTTGAAAAGCACCCATTACACCCAGAAGATAGACAGATCCCCGTGGGCAATCCACGCTTCTTAATCTTAGGTATGGGACGTATTGGTTCTGGGGCTTATGATGAGCTACGTACCAAATATTCTGGCGAAATATTGGGAATTGAACACAAGCAAGAACTGGTTGATTTTCATCGTCAAGAAGGCCGCAATGTCGTTCAAGGCGACGCCAGCGATACCGATTTTTGGGAGAAACTTGAACGCGCCCCTAGCCTTGAATTAGTGCTATTAGCCATGCCACATCATATCGGTAATATGTTTGCTGTAGAGCAACTTAAAAAGCTCGAATATAAAGGTAAAATTAGCGCTATTGTGCAGTATTCAGAAGATGCTCAGTCGTTAAAGGAGCAAGGCGTAAACAGTGTTTATAACCTTTATGAAGCGGCTGGTGCGGGTTTTGTCGATAATGTGATTCATGAATTACTTGAGCCAAAAACTGAGGAAGAAGCTAATGCTAACCCTGATAAGGCCACTGCAGCAGCTGAAATTACGCCGAATTTAAGCAAGCCATAA
- a CDS encoding protein-disulfide reductase DsbD, whose protein sequence is MKKIFALIFTTLLLLSPLAHSEDIFGSSSKFSFLQGEPELMPVEEAFVFDYQQKGNQLAISFVIADGYYMYRDKLQFSADGAIIGDIALPKGKMHDDEYFGEQEVYYTFVELPLALKEAAQDSQVQVTFMGCAEGKLCYPPTKHDMNIDAVEANAGKVKGKKAIIGDAPAKTNSANASISAPVTQQDSLSNMLANDSLLWTLVIFFGLGIGLALTPCVFPMYPILSGIIVGQGEKLSTAKAFTLSMAYVQGMAITYSLLGLVVASAGMKFQAALQHPAILIFLAVMFVLLSLSMFGMYELRLPGKFQDKMNNLSNNQKGGNLIGVFFMGVISGLVASPCTTAPLSGALIYVAQSGDLLQGFLALYVLSMGMGVPLLIIGTSGGKLLPRAGAWMDIIKTIFGFLLISVSIVMIGRIWPGFVSDILWSIWGVCLTGYLMHQNKLSEFNWKQTTRGVLLLLTLLASFSYGFQAVVKVMGHQVPSMSNSTNPAAQVSHGELFVKIKSLEDLEVELDKASISGKTVMLDLYADWCVACKEFEAITFANPMVLERLDQMILLQADVTKSDAIDIELLEHFSVLGLPTLLMFDENGVQREDLRVTGFMGPKPFAEHLDLLLN, encoded by the coding sequence ATGAAAAAAATATTTGCGCTAATTTTTACAACCTTACTGCTGTTATCTCCATTAGCACACAGTGAAGACATTTTTGGCAGCAGTAGCAAATTCAGCTTCCTCCAAGGTGAGCCTGAATTAATGCCTGTTGAAGAAGCATTTGTGTTTGATTACCAGCAAAAAGGTAATCAACTTGCCATTAGCTTTGTGATTGCCGATGGCTATTACATGTATCGCGATAAGCTGCAGTTTTCTGCAGATGGCGCGATCATCGGTGATATAGCCCTACCAAAGGGTAAGATGCACGATGATGAATATTTTGGCGAACAAGAAGTTTACTACACCTTCGTTGAGCTGCCTTTAGCACTTAAAGAAGCCGCCCAAGACAGCCAGGTACAAGTGACCTTTATGGGTTGTGCTGAAGGTAAGCTGTGTTATCCACCCACCAAACACGATATGAATATCGATGCGGTTGAGGCGAATGCTGGCAAGGTTAAAGGCAAAAAAGCCATTATTGGTGATGCGCCAGCTAAAACTAACAGTGCCAATGCAAGCATCTCAGCACCTGTTACCCAACAAGACAGCTTAAGCAACATGTTGGCAAACGATAGCTTGTTGTGGACCTTGGTTATCTTCTTTGGCTTGGGTATTGGTTTAGCATTAACCCCTTGTGTGTTCCCAATGTACCCAATCCTGTCAGGGATTATTGTTGGCCAAGGTGAAAAGCTATCAACCGCTAAAGCCTTTACGCTGTCAATGGCGTATGTGCAAGGTATGGCCATTACCTATTCCTTGTTAGGACTCGTGGTGGCTTCTGCAGGGATGAAATTCCAAGCAGCACTGCAACATCCTGCTATTTTGATTTTCTTAGCGGTGATGTTCGTTCTATTGAGCTTATCGATGTTTGGCATGTATGAGTTAAGACTGCCGGGCAAATTCCAAGACAAGATGAACAACCTGTCGAACAACCAAAAAGGAGGCAACCTCATTGGTGTGTTCTTTATGGGGGTTATTTCAGGCTTAGTCGCTTCACCTTGTACTACTGCTCCGCTATCTGGCGCACTGATTTATGTGGCCCAAAGTGGTGACTTACTGCAAGGCTTCTTAGCCTTATATGTATTAAGCATGGGTATGGGTGTGCCATTACTGATTATTGGTACTTCTGGCGGTAAATTACTGCCTCGCGCTGGTGCATGGATGGATATCATTAAGACCATATTCGGTTTCTTACTGATTTCTGTTTCTATCGTCATGATAGGTCGCATCTGGCCAGGGTTTGTGTCTGATATTTTATGGTCTATTTGGGGAGTTTGTTTAACTGGCTACCTAATGCATCAGAATAAATTGTCAGAGTTTAACTGGAAGCAAACGACTCGCGGCGTCTTATTGCTGTTAACACTGCTTGCCAGTTTCTCTTATGGTTTCCAAGCTGTCGTGAAAGTCATGGGCCATCAAGTTCCTTCAATGAGTAATAGCACTAACCCTGCGGCGCAAGTTAGCCACGGTGAGTTATTCGTGAAAATTAAGTCCCTTGAAGACTTAGAAGTCGAGCTTGATAAAGCCAGCATTAGCGGTAAAACCGTGATGCTAGATTTATACGCTGACTGGTGTGTGGCTTGTAAAGAGTTTGAAGCCATTACCTTTGCGAACCCAATGGTGCTAGAGCGTTTAGATCAAATGATATTGTTACAAGCTGACGTGACCAAAAGTGATGCGATTGATATTGAGCTGCTAGAACACTTTAGCGTATTGGGTTTACCGACCTTATTAATGTTCGATGAAAATGGCGTTCAACGTGAAGATCTACGCGTAACCGGCTTTATGGGACCTAAACCTTTTGCCGAACACTTGGATTTATTACTTAACTAA
- the cutA gene encoding divalent-cation tolerance protein CutA, with protein MSATYLLVITTCPDNASAKRIASALVEAKVAACVQLIPQIESFYVWDNEVCHSSEVALHIKCMAENYDEIQQIVIQLHPYEVPELIALPITQGLPNYLNWIKETSQS; from the coding sequence ATGTCAGCAACTTACCTACTAGTTATAACAACTTGCCCTGATAACGCCAGTGCTAAACGCATTGCGTCTGCGTTAGTGGAAGCTAAAGTGGCTGCGTGTGTACAATTAATTCCACAGATAGAATCATTTTATGTGTGGGATAATGAGGTCTGTCATAGTAGCGAAGTCGCTTTACACATAAAATGTATGGCTGAAAATTATGATGAAATTCAACAAATAGTGATCCAACTGCATCCCTATGAAGTACCAGAATTGATCGCTTTGCCTATTACTCAAGGCTTGCCAAATTATTTAAATTGGATAAAAGAAACCTCTCAATCATGA
- a CDS encoding FxsA family protein, translating into MLFVLLFVFVVVPTIELSVLISVGDVLGTWNTIALVFFTAIVGVSLVRSQGLSTLMSVQSKLERGEAPGKEIVEGMMLAAAGLLLLFPGFVTDFIGLLLLTPFTRSPIASYIFKRMQMRVVAGGGFQGGFGAQGQPGQNPFGQNGPFNQDGKTFDGDFERKFDPNDITPETHQVEIKDITPTDEPRSEDSVQGEQDKPKKD; encoded by the coding sequence ATGTTATTTGTTTTGTTGTTCGTATTTGTTGTTGTTCCAACCATTGAGTTGTCTGTACTCATTTCTGTGGGCGATGTGCTTGGCACTTGGAATACTATCGCGTTAGTGTTTTTCACTGCCATAGTGGGTGTATCACTGGTTCGTAGCCAAGGTTTAAGCACCTTAATGTCAGTGCAATCTAAGCTTGAACGTGGTGAAGCGCCGGGTAAAGAAATTGTTGAAGGCATGATGTTAGCCGCAGCAGGTTTATTGTTACTGTTCCCAGGTTTTGTCACCGATTTTATTGGTTTATTACTGTTAACACCGTTTACGCGTTCACCCATTGCCAGTTATATCTTTAAACGTATGCAAATGCGCGTCGTTGCTGGTGGCGGATTCCAAGGTGGTTTTGGGGCTCAAGGTCAGCCGGGTCAAAACCCATTTGGGCAAAATGGTCCATTTAACCAAGACGGTAAGACCTTTGATGGTGATTTTGAGCGTAAATTCGATCCAAATGATATAACGCCAGAAACGCATCAGGTTGAGATTAAAGATATAACCCCAACGGATGAACCACGTTCAGAGGATAGTGTGCAAGGCGAACAAGATAAGCCGAAGAAAGACTAA
- a CDS encoding MATE family efflux transporter — MKDKHGLLSAPIGRVLFNMSLPNLIGILTIYGGSLIDTFFISQLGTESLAAVSFTFPVAIVFASVAIGIGAAVSTNLARLIGAGNQTQAKAFLFDAMLLTFILVSVLVTLGIMAIDPLFSLLGANEVSLPLIHDYMLVWFIGAPLLVLLMVGNQGIRATGDTHSPAIIMSVAAIINLILDPLLIFGIGPFPEWGIQGAAIATLISWFFAASVAAYILIFKKKILVIAGLCQQRIINNWRKLGHIARPAALMNMINPIANGIILAMLARADQAAVAAYGAGIRLETLFLVAIMALTSSLMPFVGQNLGAGQHQRAKDAMMLSIRFALVFQTLLYIPIFFSGEFIAQLFSSDPVVVDWLSFYIQVLPAAYGPLAVVIIFATCLNAYHRPIQSLVINLIRLMVLMLPLAAIGLYLGGVKGLLIALPITNTIMGIACYVMASKITEPDSISAPATNEPVSPLN; from the coding sequence ATGAAAGATAAACATGGGTTGCTAAGCGCACCAATTGGTCGCGTGCTGTTTAATATGAGCCTCCCCAACCTTATCGGTATTCTCACCATTTATGGTGGCAGCCTCATAGATACATTTTTTATCAGCCAACTCGGTACTGAGTCATTGGCTGCGGTCAGCTTTACGTTTCCGGTGGCCATTGTCTTTGCTAGCGTTGCTATCGGCATCGGCGCTGCGGTATCCACTAACCTCGCCCGTTTAATTGGTGCGGGTAATCAAACCCAAGCTAAAGCCTTTTTATTTGATGCGATGTTACTGACGTTCATTCTGGTCAGTGTACTGGTGACTCTGGGCATTATGGCTATTGACCCATTATTTAGCTTATTAGGCGCCAATGAAGTCAGTCTGCCCCTTATTCATGACTATATGTTGGTGTGGTTTATTGGCGCACCGTTATTAGTCCTGCTAATGGTCGGTAACCAAGGCATACGGGCAACGGGCGATACACATTCCCCTGCCATTATTATGTCGGTGGCGGCCATCATTAACTTAATTCTCGACCCTTTACTCATTTTTGGTATTGGGCCTTTCCCTGAATGGGGCATTCAAGGCGCTGCGATTGCGACGTTAATCTCGTGGTTCTTTGCCGCGTCTGTTGCTGCCTATATATTAATATTTAAGAAAAAGATTCTGGTGATTGCGGGTTTATGCCAGCAGCGCATTATTAACAACTGGCGCAAATTAGGGCATATTGCTCGCCCTGCAGCACTAATGAATATGATTAACCCCATCGCTAATGGCATTATTTTAGCTATGCTCGCTAGAGCAGACCAAGCGGCAGTTGCGGCTTATGGCGCAGGGATTCGATTAGAAACCTTATTTTTAGTCGCTATTATGGCGTTAACCTCTAGCCTAATGCCTTTTGTGGGGCAAAATTTAGGCGCGGGTCAACACCAGCGGGCTAAAGATGCCATGATGCTATCGATACGCTTTGCATTGGTATTTCAGACCTTACTGTATATTCCTATTTTCTTCAGCGGTGAGTTTATTGCGCAGCTTTTCAGTAGTGACCCTGTAGTGGTGGATTGGCTGAGTTTTTATATTCAGGTGCTGCCAGCAGCTTATGGGCCATTAGCGGTGGTGATTATTTTTGCGACCTGCTTAAATGCCTATCATCGCCCGATACAATCACTGGTGATTAATTTAATCAGACTGATGGTATTGATGTTACCGTTGGCGGCTATTGGTTTGTATTTAGGCGGCGTAAAAGGATTACTTATCGCCTTACCGATTACCAATACCATCATGGGTATTGCCTGTTATGTTATGGCGAGTAAGATTACTGAGCCTGATTCAATCTCGGCGCCAGCCACCAACGAGCCAGTAAGCCCCCTAAATTAA
- a CDS encoding co-chaperone GroES — protein MNIRPLHDRVIVKRLEVESTSAGGIVLTGSAAEVSTRGEILAVGNGRILENGEVKALDVKVGDVVIFNEGYGVKKEKIDGEEVLILSESDLMAVVG, from the coding sequence ATGAATATTCGTCCATTACATGACCGCGTTATCGTTAAACGTTTAGAGGTTGAATCAACTTCAGCGGGTGGCATCGTATTAACTGGTAGTGCTGCAGAAGTTTCTACACGTGGTGAAATCCTAGCTGTTGGCAATGGTCGCATCTTAGAAAACGGTGAAGTTAAAGCCCTTGACGTTAAAGTTGGCGACGTAGTGATTTTCAACGAAGGTTACGGCGTGAAGAAAGAAAAGATTGATGGTGAAGAAGTGCTTATCTTATCTGAATCAGACTTAATGGCAGTAGTCGGTTAA